The proteins below are encoded in one region of Bacteroidota bacterium:
- a CDS encoding DUF4831 family protein, translating into MRTGISLSLSAIALLFFVSSCSTTQYNVVKVNKSASPQQKQGVFYALPRTAIRVDVTVSKTEDIKGPYSEFAGKLLGLTNVVTQNGTRYEISEVTLTSFASPDPAQYYFVEMNNAATKDFFLALDNAGMILGTDPSIQPDLSDAQLFSTSEQEIVYPEVFKNYSDLNLFEKVDTIIEQVKTDTVTIEKMTFKRSVVAKTIDQKARDAADFIIKIKENRFNLISGDQEVNYDKETVTYMDEQLDKLETEYRHLFTGLSFTNKIKYSYTIIPDATRPVDSVPLCRFSKMKGILEPTAAYGDLVFLNIATQRNNEVLASYVMAKDSVDKSKQHGFYYRIPEAADVSVIQGPRSMVTGTFLVSQFGIINCLPANLKKVSFYPGYGALRSTGGK; encoded by the coding sequence ATGCGAACCGGAATATCCCTCAGCTTATCAGCAATTGCTTTATTGTTCTTTGTTTCCTCATGTTCTACTACACAATATAATGTAGTTAAAGTGAACAAGAGTGCATCGCCTCAGCAGAAGCAGGGTGTCTTTTATGCGCTTCCGCGAACTGCCATCCGTGTCGATGTAACCGTGAGCAAAACCGAAGATATCAAAGGTCCGTATTCTGAATTTGCCGGTAAGCTGTTAGGACTTACCAATGTTGTTACACAGAATGGTACACGTTATGAAATCAGTGAAGTTACACTCACCTCGTTTGCATCGCCCGATCCGGCGCAGTACTATTTTGTTGAAATGAATAATGCTGCAACCAAAGATTTTTTTCTGGCACTCGATAATGCCGGAATGATACTGGGTACCGACCCTTCAATACAGCCTGACCTTTCAGATGCACAGTTATTCAGCACCAGCGAACAGGAAATTGTCTATCCCGAAGTATTTAAAAATTATTCCGATCTGAATCTTTTTGAAAAAGTGGATACCATTATTGAACAGGTGAAAACAGATACCGTGACCATCGAAAAAATGACATTCAAACGCTCGGTAGTTGCTAAAACCATTGACCAGAAAGCCCGCGATGCAGCCGATTTCATTATTAAAATTAAAGAAAATCGCTTTAACCTCATCAGCGGCGATCAGGAAGTGAATTACGATAAAGAAACGGTCACCTACATGGATGAGCAGCTTGACAAACTCGAAACGGAATACCGTCACCTGTTTACGGGACTTTCATTTACCAACAAAATAAAATATTCCTACACTATTATTCCGGATGCAACCCGCCCCGTTGATTCAGTGCCCTTGTGCCGTTTTTCAAAAATGAAAGGTATTCTTGAACCAACTGCAGCTTACGGCGATCTGGTATTTCTGAATATTGCCACTCAAAGAAACAATGAAGTGCTGGCTTCTTATGTGATGGCAAAAGACAGTGTGGATAAAAGCAAACAGCATGGTTTCTATTACCGAATTCCTGAAGCTGCCGATGTCAGCGTAATTCAGGGACCGCGCTCAATGGTTACCGGAACTTTTCTTGTCAGCCAGTTCGGTATCATCAATTGTCTGCCTGCAAATCTTAAAAAAGTGAGCTTTTATCCGGGATACGGTGCTCTCCGCAGTACAGGCGGGAAATAG
- a CDS encoding Rrf2 family transcriptional regulator produces the protein MLSKKAQYSIYALMHLAREYNNGPVLISNIAEKEKLPKKFLEAILLDLKNYGVVMSKKGKGGGYYLKKSPEEINLAEVIRLFDGAIALLPCATYKYYEACAFCRDENTCGIRSVIKDLRDETVNILKGTSLADILKREAKLSRKK, from the coding sequence ATGTTATCCAAAAAAGCCCAGTATTCTATTTACGCTCTGATGCATCTTGCCAGGGAATACAATAACGGACCTGTGCTTATCAGCAACATTGCCGAAAAAGAAAAGCTGCCGAAAAAATTTCTGGAGGCCATTTTACTCGACTTAAAGAATTATGGTGTGGTGATGAGTAAGAAAGGTAAAGGCGGCGGCTATTACCTGAAAAAATCGCCCGAAGAAATTAATCTGGCCGAAGTCATTCGTCTGTTTGACGGCGCTATCGCTCTGCTCCCCTGCGCTACCTATAAATATTATGAAGCCTGCGCTTTTTGCCGCGACGAAAATACATGCGGCATCCGCAGTGTGATTAAAGATTTGCGTGACGAAACGGTGAATATACTAAAAGGTACGTCACTCGCTGATATTCTGAAGCGCGAAGCCAAACTGAGCAGAAAAAAATAA
- a CDS encoding substrate-binding domain-containing protein has translation MKFFRYTIVMLAALIIMQGCGSSADKSTKKEELSGRISISGAFALYPMTVKWAEEFKKLHPAVQIDISAGGAGKGMADVLSGMVDLAMFSREVSPEEVTKGAWYIAVTRDAVLPTTSAKNPFLKDIMAKGLTKEKFTDIFITEKIKDWGKALGIPSKVKISKYTRSDACGAAEMWGKYLGKNQENLVGVGVYGDPGIANAVKDDANGIGYNNLNFAYDIKTNKKYEGLEIIPIDLNADGKISSDENFYGSLNTVVEAIQKGVYPSPPARDLYLVSKGKPANAIVVEFIKFILTDGQKFVKENGYVTLSAEKIAAEATKMK, from the coding sequence ATGAAATTTTTCAGGTACACAATCGTAATGCTCGCGGCTCTGATTATTATGCAGGGTTGTGGCTCATCAGCCGACAAGAGCACAAAAAAAGAAGAACTCAGCGGTCGTATTTCGATATCGGGTGCATTTGCACTCTATCCTATGACTGTTAAATGGGCAGAAGAATTTAAAAAGCTTCATCCTGCGGTTCAGATAGACATTTCAGCAGGTGGTGCCGGTAAAGGCATGGCCGACGTACTTTCAGGAATGGTTGACTTAGCCATGTTCTCGCGTGAAGTGAGCCCTGAAGAAGTAACCAAAGGCGCCTGGTACATTGCCGTAACGCGCGATGCGGTGCTGCCGACAACAAGTGCCAAGAATCCATTTTTAAAGGACATCATGGCAAAAGGACTTACCAAAGAAAAGTTCACCGATATCTTCATTACCGAAAAAATAAAAGACTGGGGAAAAGCTTTAGGTATTCCTTCCAAAGTGAAGATATCAAAATACACCCGTTCAGACGCATGCGGTGCTGCTGAAATGTGGGGAAAATATCTGGGCAAAAATCAGGAAAACCTTGTAGGAGTTGGTGTTTATGGCGACCCCGGAATTGCAAATGCCGTGAAGGATGATGCAAACGGAATCGGATACAACAATTTAAATTTTGCATACGACATCAAGACCAATAAGAAATACGAAGGACTCGAAATCATTCCCATCGACCTGAACGCCGACGGCAAAATAAGCAGCGATGAGAATTTTTACGGCTCACTGAATACGGTGGTTGAAGCAATCCAAAAAGGTGTGTATCCTTCGCCCCCGGCACGCGACCTGTATCTCGTATCAAAAGGCAAACCCGCTAATGCCATCGTTGTTGAGTTCATAAAATTCATACTTACCGACGGACAGAAATTTGTAAAAGAAAATGGTTATGTAACCCTTTCTGCAGAAAAAATTGCGGCTGAAGCAACAAAAATGAAGTAA
- the pstC gene encoding phosphate ABC transporter permease subunit PstC, translating to MILKQPFYITRKLSGIAGTSWMLICLVLVIMLPIFLGIGLYIKSLPLLGSASLNTLVFTGTWHPMAGKFGFAPFIMSSVYVTVLALLFSAPICILTAIYLTQYARKRYLRIMQPVIDILAGIPSVIYGVWGILVIVPLVSHHIAPFFGLQSSGYSLLSGALVLSVMIIPFILNILIEVFRTIPDELTEASLSVGATRWQTIKFVTLKKAFPGIISALVFGISRAFGETIAVLMVIGNVAIMPKSVFDPAYPLPALIANNYGEMLSIPMYDSALMMAALLLFIIVLVFNLAARITITRLETKQ from the coding sequence TTGATATTGAAACAGCCTTTTTACATAACACGTAAACTCAGCGGTATTGCAGGAACAAGCTGGATGCTCATCTGTCTTGTTCTTGTAATAATGCTTCCCATATTCCTCGGCATAGGTTTATACATTAAATCGTTGCCGTTGTTAGGAAGTGCGAGTCTGAATACTCTGGTTTTTACCGGCACCTGGCACCCTATGGCCGGAAAGTTCGGGTTTGCACCGTTTATAATGAGTTCTGTTTATGTAACGGTGCTTGCTCTGCTATTTTCGGCGCCAATCTGCATTCTTACAGCTATCTATCTTACACAGTACGCACGCAAAAGATACCTGCGCATTATGCAGCCGGTGATTGATATTCTTGCCGGGATACCTTCTGTAATATATGGTGTATGGGGCATTCTGGTAATCGTACCTCTGGTTTCACATCATATAGCACCCTTTTTCGGCCTTCAGAGTTCAGGCTATTCATTGCTTTCGGGTGCACTGGTGCTGTCGGTTATGATTATCCCGTTCATTCTGAATATCCTGATTGAAGTATTCCGCACCATACCCGATGAACTCACGGAAGCCTCGCTTTCAGTCGGAGCTACACGCTGGCAAACCATCAAGTTTGTGACCTTGAAGAAAGCCTTTCCGGGAATCATTTCCGCACTGGTATTCGGTATTTCACGTGCATTTGGGGAAACCATTGCCGTGCTGATGGTAATCGGCAATGTTGCCATTATGCCAAAGTCGGTTTTCGATCCTGCGTATCCGTTGCCCGCGCTTATTGCAAATAATTATGGTGAGATGCTTTCGATTCCGATGTATGATTCAGCCCTGATGATGGCCGCTTTGCTGCTGTTTATCATTGTGCTGGTTTTTAACCTTGCGGCACGTATCACCATTACACGGCTTGAAACAAAACAATAA
- the pstA gene encoding phosphate ABC transporter permease PstA, with product MNRRKLIKTEELFFRGLMLLATGMIIFALGLIIFSILWRGVPCLSWQMLSQTPKGGFYFGKEGGILNAIIGSLYLSIGATLLAVIIGLPLALMMNVHLFRHRRFVNMMRFFLDLLWGVPSIVYGAFGFTLMIFFGMRTSLLAGIITVAIFILPIMVRAMDEVLKTVPRGLMEASLSLGSTKHETAFRVYLRQCIPGIITAVLLSFGRAIGDAASVLFTTGYTDNIPTSLMQPTATLPLSIFFQLGSPVPEVQDRAYASAVVLTLIVLTASILARVLTRKYNNHKIKF from the coding sequence ATGAACAGGAGAAAACTGATAAAAACCGAAGAGCTGTTTTTCCGTGGGCTGATGCTGCTGGCAACGGGCATGATTATTTTTGCGCTCGGTCTTATCATCTTCAGCATTCTGTGGCGCGGTGTGCCTTGCCTGTCGTGGCAAATGCTTTCGCAAACGCCCAAAGGCGGATTCTATTTTGGCAAAGAAGGAGGCATACTCAATGCCATCATCGGTTCCTTGTACCTTTCCATTGGTGCAACACTGCTGGCCGTTATTATCGGACTTCCGCTTGCGCTGATGATGAATGTACATCTTTTCCGCCACCGCCGCTTTGTGAACATGATGCGTTTCTTCCTTGATTTGCTGTGGGGCGTACCGTCCATTGTTTACGGGGCATTCGGTTTCACACTGATGATATTTTTCGGGATGCGCACCTCACTGCTGGCGGGCATCATTACCGTCGCTATATTTATACTTCCGATTATGGTCCGTGCCATGGACGAAGTACTGAAGACCGTTCCGCGCGGGCTGATGGAAGCATCGCTGTCGCTGGGTTCTACAAAACACGAAACAGCTTTCAGGGTTTATCTGAGGCAATGCATTCCGGGCATCATCACCGCAGTACTGCTTTCATTTGGACGTGCCATTGGTGATGCAGCGTCAGTACTGTTCACTACAGGTTACACCGATAATATTCCCACATCACTGATGCAGCCGACAGCAACACTGCCGCTGTCCATATTCTTCCAGTTGGGTTCGCCCGTTCCGGAAGTGCAGGACCGTGCCTATGCATCGGCAGTAGTGCTTACACTCATAGTGCTTACGGCAAGTATTCTGGCACGGGTGCTCACACGCAAATATAATAATCATAAAATAAAATTCTGA
- a CDS encoding phosphate ABC transporter ATP-binding protein: MEPLCKIAIKDLNLHYGKQHILKNVNICIPENRITVILGPSGCGKTTLLKCLNRLTDMEEDVKISGSIILDDEDILHTKNDITLIRKKMGLLSQRPYPLPMSIYKNVSYGLRINGIRDKKEVRKSVEEHLKQASLWDEVNTRLHEPASKLSIGQQQRLCLARGLAVEPEIILADEPTSALDPISSTAIEQKFMELKNDYTLVMVTHILRQARRIADYVVFMYLGEVIEQGPADDFFNNPKEEMTRSYLKGVFN; the protein is encoded by the coding sequence ATGGAGCCATTGTGTAAGATAGCAATCAAAGACCTGAATCTGCATTACGGCAAGCAGCACATCCTGAAAAATGTGAACATCTGCATTCCCGAGAACAGGATTACCGTGATTCTGGGACCATCGGGATGCGGAAAAACAACCTTGCTGAAATGTCTGAACCGGCTCACCGACATGGAAGAAGATGTAAAGATTAGCGGAAGCATTATACTCGACGACGAAGATATTCTTCACACAAAAAATGACATCACCCTGATACGCAAAAAAATGGGATTGCTTTCACAACGCCCCTATCCGCTGCCTATGAGCATCTATAAAAATGTGTCGTACGGATTGCGGATTAATGGTATCAGGGATAAAAAAGAAGTTCGGAAAAGTGTTGAAGAGCACCTGAAGCAAGCGAGTCTGTGGGATGAGGTAAACACACGCCTTCATGAGCCTGCATCAAAGCTTTCTATCGGGCAGCAACAGCGTTTATGTCTGGCCCGTGGTCTTGCTGTAGAACCTGAAATTATTCTTGCCGATGAACCAACTTCAGCTCTTGACCCGATATCAAGCACAGCCATTGAGCAAAAATTCATGGAGCTCAAAAATGATTACACGCTTGTGATGGTAACGCATATACTGCGTCAGGCCAGACGTATTGCCGATTATGTTGTTTTTATGTATCTCGGCGAAGTCATTGAACAAGGACCCGCCGACGATTTTTTCAATAACCCCAAAGAGGAAATGACACGCTCATACCTTAAAGGAGTGTTTAATTAG
- a CDS encoding alginate export family protein, whose protein sequence is MKRIILSIFTLSVIFAFAQQAKAQFVLSGEFRPRFEFRDGYKKLNQKGGIAAFLISQRTRLNMGYKNDWLTTKLSIQDVRVWGDEPLKTDVPGTALYEAWAEFKVCDSMFIRAGRQEFIWDNERLLSNTNWQQKGLVHDAVLIKYRKKGWSVDFAGAFNQSRDTTFSTDYNKNLGNYKTLNFLIIGKQLKNFNISLAGFADGYQKKGTINTTYLRATYGGVFSYKTSKINTSARGFYQSGQNETGNFINAYYGNADFAYTWSKVYTLGAGAELQSGNDGTDVTNNQVNYFSCLYGTGHKFNGFQDFFTKPGDTKNAGLLDIYIKTLWKIADKWSLVMDFHYFQLQNNYVNAGKTIDKFLGREGDIVVGYDFSKEVNLQVGYSGFMPTKSMEVINGGNKDKFPSWAFAMLTVKPTFFKFEKSEK, encoded by the coding sequence ATGAAACGTATAATCCTTTCAATTTTCACACTAAGTGTAATCTTTGCATTTGCTCAGCAGGCGAAGGCACAATTTGTATTAAGCGGTGAGTTCAGACCCCGCTTTGAATTTCGCGACGGCTACAAAAAGCTGAATCAGAAAGGCGGCATTGCCGCATTCCTTATCAGTCAGCGGACACGCCTCAATATGGGGTACAAGAATGACTGGCTGACCACAAAACTCTCGATACAGGACGTGCGCGTCTGGGGCGACGAGCCATTGAAAACAGATGTTCCGGGTACCGCATTGTATGAGGCATGGGCAGAATTCAAAGTGTGCGACAGCATGTTCATACGTGCCGGTCGTCAGGAATTTATCTGGGACAATGAACGCTTATTAAGCAACACCAACTGGCAGCAAAAAGGGCTGGTTCACGATGCTGTTCTTATCAAATACAGAAAAAAAGGCTGGTCGGTTGATTTTGCAGGTGCATTTAATCAATCGCGCGATACCACATTCAGTACCGATTACAATAAAAACCTCGGCAATTACAAAACATTGAATTTCCTGATTATCGGCAAACAGCTGAAGAATTTCAACATCAGTCTGGCAGGATTCGCCGACGGTTACCAGAAGAAAGGCACCATCAACACCACTTACCTGCGTGCTACTTACGGAGGCGTATTCTCATACAAGACATCTAAAATAAATACTTCTGCACGCGGCTTCTATCAGTCGGGACAGAATGAAACGGGCAATTTTATCAATGCCTATTACGGCAATGCCGATTTTGCCTATACCTGGTCAAAAGTATATACGCTGGGTGCAGGCGCCGAGCTGCAATCGGGCAACGACGGCACCGATGTGACCAACAATCAGGTGAACTACTTTTCCTGTCTTTACGGAACAGGGCATAAATTCAATGGTTTTCAGGATTTCTTTACGAAACCGGGCGATACAAAAAATGCGGGTCTGCTTGATATCTACATAAAAACCCTGTGGAAAATTGCCGACAAATGGTCGCTGGTTATGGACTTCCACTATTTCCAGCTTCAGAACAATTATGTGAATGCCGGTAAAACCATTGATAAATTCTTAGGCCGTGAAGGCGACATTGTGGTGGGGTATGATTTCTCGAAAGAAGTGAATCTTCAGGTCGGATATTCAGGATTTATGCCAACGAAATCGATGGAGGTTATCAACGGAGGCAACAAAGACAAATTCCCGAGCTGGGCTTTTGCCATGCTGACAGTAAAACCAACCTTCTTTAAATTTGAGAAAAGCGAGAAATAG
- a CDS encoding DUF2207 domain-containing protein has product MKKLHVLLLLPLMMLLLSSPSQAQYEQQERIISFRSFIRVHNDGTITVNEKITVYCGLDQIKRGIFRVLPVVSKDKYGNSFRTRYNILSVERDGVPEPYKIKFENQKKKIYIGQEDVFLKPGVYTYDISYEAPRQIGFFEGYDEIYWNVTGNDWAFQIDTAEAIIRLPAGTNIMSHSVYTGAYGSKGEDARYFVESNGDIHFISTAALGSYEGMSVAVAFPKGIIPQPTTMDNIMFLLRDNPGTTAALVIFILSFLYFLLAWFKVGIDPAKGSIMPMYYPPDDLSPAAMRYLDKMAFDNKIFSSGIVNMAVKKYLRITQSGKEFTLERTSQKNVQLSAEENAAAASLFGGGDSIELDNSNHTAIMKSINDMHNSLKEKYVGKLFFTNTKWWIPGLLVAILAVVLQIILADDKVNLLIVACILTPLVFLVSSIFMSIFKLGSKQGSSTGKRILSAFSLLPMIIVCIALFMLFGTSLPLFPIAVIALLIAQLVIFFYLLKAPTKEGRKVMDHIEGFKLYLSVAEKDELELRNPPEKTPELFEKYLPYAMALGVENKWGERFTSILARAMEEGTYHPNWYTGATLMAITSSSFAHDFGSSFSSAISSSSVSPGSSSGGFGGGFSGGGGGGGGGGGW; this is encoded by the coding sequence ATGAAAAAACTTCACGTTCTTTTGTTGCTTCCGTTGATGATGCTGCTGCTATCATCACCTTCACAGGCACAATACGAGCAGCAGGAACGCATCATCAGCTTTCGCAGTTTCATAAGGGTTCACAACGACGGAACCATTACTGTAAATGAAAAAATAACGGTTTACTGTGGGCTTGACCAGATAAAGCGCGGTATTTTCAGAGTATTGCCCGTTGTGAGCAAAGACAAGTATGGTAACAGTTTCCGTACACGTTATAATATACTGTCGGTTGAAAGAGACGGCGTTCCCGAACCATATAAAATTAAATTTGAGAATCAGAAGAAGAAGATATACATCGGGCAGGAAGACGTATTTCTGAAACCGGGAGTGTACACTTATGATATCAGCTACGAAGCACCTCGGCAGATAGGCTTCTTTGAAGGCTACGACGAAATATACTGGAATGTGACCGGCAACGACTGGGCTTTTCAAATTGATACCGCCGAAGCCATCATACGCCTTCCCGCCGGGACGAACATTATGAGCCACTCTGTATATACCGGTGCTTATGGCTCTAAGGGTGAAGATGCACGCTATTTTGTGGAATCAAACGGCGACATCCATTTTATATCAACAGCTGCACTCGGCAGTTACGAAGGCATGTCGGTAGCCGTTGCATTTCCGAAAGGAATTATTCCACAGCCCACTACCATGGATAATATCATGTTTTTGTTACGTGATAATCCCGGAACCACCGCCGCACTCGTCATTTTCATACTGTCATTCCTCTATTTTCTGCTGGCATGGTTCAAGGTAGGTATAGATCCCGCAAAAGGTTCCATCATGCCCATGTATTATCCGCCTGACGACCTTTCGCCGGCGGCTATGCGTTACCTCGATAAAATGGCGTTCGATAATAAAATATTTTCTTCGGGTATTGTGAATATGGCAGTAAAGAAATACTTACGGATAACACAATCGGGTAAGGAATTTACGCTCGAACGCACCTCACAAAAAAATGTGCAGCTTTCTGCGGAAGAGAATGCCGCGGCAGCGTCACTTTTCGGAGGAGGCGACAGTATTGAACTGGATAATTCCAACCACACGGCCATCATGAAAAGCATCAATGATATGCACAATTCATTGAAAGAAAAATATGTCGGTAAATTGTTCTTCACGAACACCAAATGGTGGATTCCCGGATTGCTGGTAGCCATACTTGCAGTGGTTTTGCAGATAATTCTGGCTGATGATAAAGTGAACCTGCTCATCGTGGCATGTATTCTCACGCCTTTAGTTTTTCTCGTTTCGTCAATTTTCATGAGCATCTTCAAGCTGGGAAGCAAACAGGGTTCAAGTACCGGAAAGCGTATACTGTCGGCGTTCTCATTATTACCCATGATTATAGTCTGTATTGCATTATTTATGCTGTTCGGAACCTCACTTCCGCTGTTCCCGATTGCTGTTATTGCATTGCTTATTGCACAGCTCGTGATATTTTTCTATCTGCTGAAAGCCCCGACAAAAGAAGGGCGTAAAGTGATGGACCATATCGAAGGTTTCAAATTATACCTTTCGGTGGCTGAAAAAGACGAACTGGAACTGAGAAATCCTCCTGAAAAAACACCCGAGCTGTTTGAAAAATATCTGCCTTATGCCATGGCACTCGGTGTTGAGAATAAGTGGGGCGAACGCTTCACAAGCATTCTGGCACGTGCCATGGAAGAAGGAACCTATCATCCGAACTGGTACACGGGCGCCACATTAATGGCGATAACATCCAGCAGTTTTGCACATGATTTCGGCTCATCGTTCAGTTCTGCCATTTCCTCATCTTCGGTATCACCGGGTTCAAGCTCAGGTGGGTTTGGTGGCGGATTCTCGGGTGGCGGCGGTGGCGGTGGCGGCGGTGGCGGCTGGTAG